A part of Sulfurimonas sp. HSL-1716 genomic DNA contains:
- a CDS encoding glycosyltransferase family 9 protein, with protein MNVDLMRKIDYYVGVPLTFIGTIMDKTMKIFSSGKKVKPKNVLLIELSEMGSAIIVDPAMRKLKANIQGELFFVIFSKNKVSLDLLKTVKNQNIYTLDESSLISLIVSAIKFIFWCRKNKIDSTIDLELFSRVTALLSFVSGAKNRVGFHSFHNEGLYRGDFLSKKVAYNPHQHIAKSFVALVDALLSEKDEIPFTKRVIPDEEIRIAKAVIDETDQREVLEIISKMYSGFDEKTNPVILVNSNASDLLPQRRWDRKNYCEVIKKILAYNDKALILLTGAPAEFEGAQALADCVNNARCINFAGGVKFLQLPTLYSLSAFMLTNDSGPAHFASITDMHTFVIFGPETPALYGSLGPTTPIFAGMACSPCVSAANHRKTPCTDNQCIQVITPDWVFNTLKFKLDEIAK; from the coding sequence GTGAACGTTGATTTAATGAGAAAAATAGATTATTACGTAGGTGTTCCGCTGACATTTATCGGTACGATCATGGACAAGACCATGAAGATATTTTCTTCCGGCAAAAAAGTCAAACCGAAGAACGTCCTCTTGATAGAACTCTCCGAAATGGGAAGCGCCATCATCGTCGATCCCGCTATGAGAAAACTCAAAGCAAACATACAGGGCGAACTCTTTTTTGTCATCTTCAGCAAGAACAAAGTAAGCCTTGACCTTTTAAAGACCGTAAAAAACCAAAACATATATACACTTGATGAAAGCAGTCTCATCTCACTTATCGTAAGTGCCATAAAATTTATATTCTGGTGCAGAAAGAACAAAATAGACTCCACGATAGATCTGGAGCTTTTTTCCAGGGTTACGGCTCTTTTATCGTTTGTAAGCGGTGCAAAGAACCGTGTCGGTTTTCACAGTTTTCATAACGAAGGGTTGTACCGCGGCGATTTTTTGAGCAAAAAAGTAGCGTATAACCCGCATCAGCACATCGCAAAGAGTTTCGTTGCACTAGTCGACGCGCTTCTCAGCGAAAAAGATGAGATCCCATTTACCAAACGTGTCATCCCAGACGAAGAGATCCGTATCGCAAAAGCCGTCATTGACGAAACGGATCAAAGAGAAGTGTTGGAGATCATCTCAAAAATGTACAGTGGATTCGATGAAAAAACAAACCCTGTCATACTGGTCAATTCAAATGCTTCGGATCTGCTTCCTCAGCGCAGATGGGATAGAAAAAACTACTGCGAGGTTATTAAAAAGATTCTTGCGTACAATGACAAAGCCCTCATACTCCTGACGGGAGCGCCTGCCGAGTTTGAAGGTGCGCAAGCCCTTGCGGACTGCGTTAACAATGCGAGATGTATCAATTTTGCGGGCGGAGTCAAGTTCTTGCAGCTCCCTACTCTGTACTCTCTCAGTGCGTTCATGCTCACAAACGACTCGGGTCCTGCACACTTCGCTTCTATTACCGATATGCATACTTTTGTGATCTTCGGCCCGGAAACTCCTGCACTTTACGGCTCTTTGGGACCGACGACTCCTATCTTTGCGGGTATGGCGTGCAGTCCTTGCGTCAGTGCGGCTAACCATAGAAAAACACCGTGTACGGACAACCAGTGCATCCAAGTCATCACGCCTGACTGGGTGTTCAATACTCTCAAATTTAAACTAGATGAAATTGCTAAATAA
- a CDS encoding tyrosine-type recombinase/integrase — protein sequence MSNELEAFIEYITVTKALSKRSIEAYKNDLKHIEDALKKPLIKLDSNEVLNFLSEYANKRTLNRKLSSVNAFFDFCYKSRFADEKNRFKLSKIPKTLPKFLSFNDVKKALSLIDRSSWIGLRDYALILFLYASGTRISEALALRREDIEGEWLHIRHGKGDKERIVPIADISLKAIDAYLNEIPFEKDDIWLNYQGKPLSRISAYKITQKYLGVSPHVLRHSYATSLIIGGADLRVVQELLGHASLLTTQIYTHVQKQNLQDTVRQYHPLA from the coding sequence ATGTCGAACGAACTTGAAGCGTTTATAGAGTATATCACGGTCACAAAAGCGTTAAGCAAAAGAAGCATAGAAGCGTATAAGAACGATCTGAAGCATATAGAGGATGCTTTAAAAAAACCTCTTATTAAGCTTGATTCAAACGAGGTTCTAAATTTTCTGAGCGAGTACGCCAACAAGCGTACGTTAAACCGCAAACTCTCTTCTGTAAACGCATTTTTCGATTTTTGCTACAAGAGTCGGTTTGCAGACGAGAAAAACCGTTTTAAACTTTCAAAGATACCAAAAACTCTTCCGAAATTTTTATCTTTTAATGACGTCAAAAAAGCATTGTCGCTTATAGACAGATCGTCGTGGATAGGACTGCGTGATTACGCGCTCATTCTTTTTTTATATGCCAGCGGTACAAGGATAAGCGAGGCTTTAGCACTTAGACGCGAAGATATCGAGGGTGAATGGCTGCATATCAGACATGGAAAAGGCGACAAAGAACGCATTGTGCCGATAGCCGATATCTCTTTAAAAGCGATAGACGCATATCTGAATGAGATCCCTTTTGAAAAGGACGATATCTGGCTCAACTATCAAGGCAAGCCTCTCAGCCGCATATCTGCATATAAGATTACGCAGAAGTATCTGGGGGTTTCTCCGCATGTTTTAAGACACTCTTACGCGACTTCGCTTATCATCGGGGGAGCGGATCTGAGAGTTGTTCAGGAACTGCTGGGGCACGCTTCTTTACTGACGACTCAGATATATACGCATGTCCAAAAGCAAAACCTTCAAGACACGGTCAGGCAGTACCATCCGCTTGCTTGA
- a CDS encoding phosphatase PAP2 family protein produces the protein MIFLKKRYLFTISLTLLFIIFAYLYLDKNIARYFLARASTYEAAGDFISIFGESYWYIGAALIGFLFFGFFKKNELYKQRFLFLLYTNLFSGLLSIILKNIFGRIRPWGLRKGGDEYGFLLFQNFDMGFVEKMKYHFVTLADAPTTYTSFPSGHSTTVFAVFTYLILLFPRYLYLWLGISVILVSGRIMDSDHFLSDITAGALLGTLSTLFLYSKLKEKIFKQADGTA, from the coding sequence ATGATCTTTTTGAAAAAACGGTATCTTTTTACGATCTCTCTTACCCTCTTGTTTATCATCTTTGCCTATCTTTATCTCGATAAAAACATAGCACGGTATTTTTTAGCACGAGCCTCGACCTACGAAGCGGCGGGTGATTTTATCAGTATCTTCGGCGAATCTTACTGGTATATCGGAGCAGCGCTTATCGGATTTCTATTTTTCGGATTTTTTAAGAAAAACGAGCTTTACAAACAGAGATTTCTGTTTCTGCTCTACACCAATCTTTTCTCCGGACTTCTCAGCATCATACTTAAAAACATCTTCGGCAGAATACGTCCATGGGGATTGCGAAAAGGCGGCGACGAGTATGGGTTTTTACTGTTTCAAAACTTCGATATGGGATTTGTCGAAAAGATGAAATACCATTTTGTCACGCTTGCCGACGCACCTACGACCTACACCTCGTTTCCTTCGGGCCACTCGACTACCGTATTTGCCGTATTTACCTATCTTATTCTTCTTTTTCCAAGATATCTCTATCTCTGGCTCGGTATCTCCGTTATCTTGGTCAGCGGAAGGATAATGGACAGCGATCATTTTTTAAGCGATATCACCGCCGGTGCGCTGCTTGGTACCCTCTCCACCCTGTTCTTATATTCAAAACTCAAAGAAAAAATATTCAAGCAAGCGGATGGTACTGCCTGA
- a CDS encoding glycosyltransferase family 39 protein has product MKLLNKEHYPLFYFIASVAVIRLLLSAHVGLGVDEAHYVLYGLNLNWSYFDHPPLVGWTEAFFTSIFGVNEFGARIGAVLIGFFTSLFVYKLIYEISKSSSTAFFAVLALHASFLFNALFIMLLPDTFLFLLVIPIIFTVVKVEKTGSLSSWIQLGILLGLGGLAKYTAVLFIIPIILYVLIKRRWDMIFTFKIIPAVFIALVLISPVIYWNIEHDWISFTYQSGHVVGESRIDWKGFFGSIAAQFGAYNPLLFPVAFFGLYKALKSKDDTIFLSGLFGLVLISFFTYASLHKPALPHWSALFYLLFIPMGTYYMLELANGYKKYLRAAVWFGLVVSALAYAELGFKMIPLPDYQSLHRDIYGWDTILKEANGFVKDKEKDAIAVTNWTLASRAIFYDQKYKSKVYLIDDRYDQFDIWQKGSPIGKNLVIIDTHFFHKDISKYMKCDSIVEDKSFDIMLNSHKVNTVNLFTCKNYQGLK; this is encoded by the coding sequence ATGAAATTGCTAAATAAAGAGCACTATCCGCTTTTTTACTTCATCGCTTCAGTAGCCGTGATAAGGCTGCTTTTATCCGCGCATGTCGGTCTTGGGGTCGATGAGGCCCACTACGTACTATACGGTCTCAATCTCAACTGGAGCTATTTTGACCATCCTCCGCTCGTAGGGTGGACGGAAGCGTTTTTTACGTCCATATTCGGCGTAAACGAGTTTGGTGCAAGGATCGGTGCCGTTCTTATCGGCTTTTTTACATCCCTGTTCGTATACAAGCTCATTTACGAGATAAGCAAAAGCTCTTCGACCGCTTTTTTTGCCGTTCTTGCACTGCATGCATCGTTCTTGTTCAATGCTCTGTTCATTATGCTTCTGCCCGATACGTTTTTATTTTTACTTGTCATTCCTATCATATTTACCGTTGTGAAAGTAGAAAAAACGGGCTCTCTTTCATCGTGGATACAGTTGGGAATATTACTCGGTCTGGGCGGGCTTGCAAAATATACCGCCGTTTTGTTCATAATCCCCATAATCCTCTATGTCCTGATCAAAAGACGCTGGGACATGATCTTTACTTTCAAGATCATTCCCGCCGTCTTCATCGCACTCGTTTTGATCTCGCCGGTGATCTACTGGAATATAGAGCATGATTGGATAAGCTTCACCTACCAAAGTGGTCATGTCGTAGGGGAAAGCCGCATCGACTGGAAAGGGTTTTTCGGCTCAATCGCTGCGCAGTTTGGAGCATACAACCCTCTGCTCTTTCCCGTAGCCTTTTTCGGTCTCTACAAAGCGCTTAAAAGCAAAGACGATACGATCTTTCTTTCGGGACTTTTTGGCCTTGTGCTTATCTCGTTCTTTACGTATGCGTCGCTGCATAAACCTGCCCTGCCTCACTGGAGTGCGCTTTTTTATCTGCTTTTCATTCCTATGGGAACATACTATATGCTCGAACTTGCAAACGGATACAAAAAATATTTGCGTGCAGCTGTTTGGTTCGGGCTTGTTGTCTCGGCTCTGGCATACGCCGAACTCGGCTTTAAAATGATCCCCCTGCCTGATTACCAATCGCTTCACCGTGATATATACGGCTGGGACACAATCCTAAAAGAGGCAAACGGCTTTGTCAAAGACAAAGAAAAAGACGCCATAGCCGTGACAAACTGGACACTGGCATCGCGTGCCATCTTTTACGATCAAAAATATAAAAGCAAGGTCTATCTGATAGACGACAGGTACGACCAGTTCGACATCTGGCAAAAAGGCTCGCCGATAGGAAAAAATCTGGTAATCATAGATACCCATTTTTTCCATAAAGACATAAGCAAATATATGAAATGCGACAGCATCGTAGAAGATAAAAGTTTCGATATCATGTTAAACTCTCACAAAGTAAACACCGTAAACCTGTTTACATGCAAGAACTACCAAGGACTCAAATGA